In Cucurbita pepo subsp. pepo cultivar mu-cu-16 chromosome LG04, ASM280686v2, whole genome shotgun sequence, the following are encoded in one genomic region:
- the LOC111793797 gene encoding protein LAZY 1-like isoform X2 translates to MKLLGWMHNKFWQSGIESVKDFTIANPCMCLSVQALVNDEDIYLKPDYGSKIMQLHSQDYEQSSFEEKNGNLSNSSDFFHEFLTIGTLGSEPATPTFSLAFENMIALPDEVTEDELKLINFELEKCLKAETKEDCCEQSPGRASHASIITLAGKHTEDDGKTLTCPLQGYLFGSTIELSDKMIAMSKEEPSSAAHESSKVDIDKKEVLIKHSNKSALSFVKKMLKKLRTSSHGSTTYESSDSYSTKKKLQKVLRTFHRKTHPESSTATNECQKSHKYVFENASFDYDIDNGRAMNGEEDRIMSSQEFISKEEMHYWKTNLGLPLYGVDTSVLSANKGHWIKTDAEYLVLEL, encoded by the exons ATGAAG TTATTAGGATGGATGCACAACAAGTTTTGGCAAAGTGGAATCGAGTCTGTCAAGGATTTCACTATTG CGAACCCATGCATGTGCCTATCAGTACAAGCACTTGTTAATGATGAAGACATCTATTTGAAGCCAGATTATGGTTCCAAAATCATGCAGCTTCACAGTCAGGACTATGAACAATCatcttttgaagaaaaaaatggaaacttATCTAATTCATCTGATTTCTTCCATGAGTTCCTCACCATCGGAACTCTCGGTTCCGAACCGGCAACGCCAACATTTTCCTTGGCTTTTGAAAACATGATAGCGTTGCCAGACGAGGTGACAGAGGATGAACTAAAACTGATAAATTTTGAGCTAGAAAAGTGTCTTAAAGCTGAAACTAAAGAAGACTGTTGCGAGCAATCGCCCGGGCGGGCGAGTCATGCTAGTATTATCACGCTTGCAGGTAAGCATACAGAAGATGATGGGAAGACACTAACATGTCCACTTCAGGGGTATCTATTTGGATCTACAATAGAGCTTTCAGACAAGATGATAGCCATGAGTAAAGAAGAACCTTCATCTGCAGCACATGAGAGTTCCAAAGTGGATATTGATAAAAAAGAGGTATTGATTAAGCATTCAAACAAATCTGCACTAAGCtttgtgaagaagatgctgAAGAAATTGCGTACTTCTTCACATGGTTCTACCACATATGAGTCAAGTGATTCATATTCAACCAAGAAGAAACTCCAAAAG GTGCTGCGTACATTTCATAGAAAAACACACCCCGAAAGCTCTACTGCTACGAACGAATGTCAAAAGTCCCACAAGTACGTGTTCGAGAATGCTTCTTTCGATTATGATATCGATAATGGACGTGCGATGAACGGAGAGGAAGACCGGATAATGTCTTCTCAGGAGTTCATCTCAAAAGAGGAAATGCATTATTGGAAGACCAACTTAGGCTTGCCTCTCTATGGGGTGGACACCAGTGTTTTGAGTGCAAACAAAGGGCATTGGATCAAGACAGATGCAGAGT ACTTGGTGTTGGAGCTttaa
- the LOC111792182 gene encoding carbonyl reductase [NADPH] 2-like yields MERATKNVLLSSNGDEISKNLAIHLAKRGCRLVLVGNETVLQSMREGIVESLKGVLPIGVVGLDMEGEREAAFDEAVNGACSVLGTLDAFVHAYSYEGPIQEVLQLSEEEFKKIVKINMMASWFLMKAVCRRMRDQKSGGSIVFLSSLIGSERGLYPGAAAFGSCSAGLQQLARTAALDVGKYKIRVNAISRGLHLDDGYPISVGTERAKKLVKDAAPLERWLDIKDDLASTVIYLISDGSRYMTGTTIFVDGAQSLVRPRMRSYM; encoded by the exons ATGGAGAGGGCTACGAAGAACGTGTTGCTTTCGTCGAATGGGGATGAGATCTCCAAGAATCTGGCTATTCATCTTGCCAAAAGGGGTTGCAG ATTGGTTTTGGTGGGAAATGAGACTGTTCTTCAGAGTATGCGTGAGGGGATTGTGGAATCGTTAAAGGGTGTCCTGCCTATTGGGGTTGTTGGATTGGATATGGAAGGGGAGAGAGAGGCGGCTTTTGATGAGGCTGTGAACGGCGCTTGTAGTGTTTTGGGAACTTTGGATGCTTTTGTTCATGCTTATTCTTATGAAG GTCCCATACAAGAGGTTCTTCAACTATCTGAAGAGGAATTCAAAAAGATTGTTAAGATAAATATGATGGCTTCATGGTTTCTGATGAAGGCGGTTTGTCGAAGAATGCGCGACCAGAAATCGGGAGGTTCGATAGTTTTTTTATCCTCCTTAATCGGTTCCGAGAGGGGACTGTATCCAGGAGCAGCTGCATTTGGATCATGCTCAGCAGGATTACAGCAGTTAGCTCGA aCTGCAGCTTTGGACGTTGGAAAGTATAAGATCAGGGTGAATGCCATCTCCCGTGGATTGCACCTAGATGATGGATACCCTATATCAGTGGGGACGGAGAGAGCAAAGAAGCTAGTCAAGGATGCAGCCCCGCTCGAAAGATGGCTCGATATTAAAGACGATTTAGCTTCAACTGTGATCTATCTAATCAGTGACGGGTCACGGTACATGACTGGAACAACCATATTTGTCGACGGGGCACAGTCTCTAGTGAGGCCACGGATGCGCTCGTATATGTAG
- the LOC111793797 gene encoding protein LAZY 1-like isoform X3 codes for MCLSVQALVNDEDIYLKPDYGSKIMQLHSQDYEQSSFEEKNGNLSNSSDFFHEFLTIGTLGSEPATPTFSLAFENMIALPDEVTEDELKLINFELEKCLKAETKEDCCEQSPGRASHASIITLAGKHTEDDGKTLTCPLQGYLFGSTIELSDKMIAMSKEEPSSAAHESSKVDIDKKEVLIKHSNKSALSFVKKMLKKLRTSSHGSTTYESSDSYSTKKKLQKVLRTFHRKTHPESSTATNECQKSHKYVFENASFDYDIDNGRAMNGEEDRIMSSQEFISKEEMHYWKTNLGLPLYGVDTSVLSANKGHWIKTDAECKHHLVCTTLRNHLNC; via the exons ATGTGCCTATCAGTACAAGCACTTGTTAATGATGAAGACATCTATTTGAAGCCAGATTATGGTTCCAAAATCATGCAGCTTCACAGTCAGGACTATGAACAATCatcttttgaagaaaaaaatggaaacttATCTAATTCATCTGATTTCTTCCATGAGTTCCTCACCATCGGAACTCTCGGTTCCGAACCGGCAACGCCAACATTTTCCTTGGCTTTTGAAAACATGATAGCGTTGCCAGACGAGGTGACAGAGGATGAACTAAAACTGATAAATTTTGAGCTAGAAAAGTGTCTTAAAGCTGAAACTAAAGAAGACTGTTGCGAGCAATCGCCCGGGCGGGCGAGTCATGCTAGTATTATCACGCTTGCAGGTAAGCATACAGAAGATGATGGGAAGACACTAACATGTCCACTTCAGGGGTATCTATTTGGATCTACAATAGAGCTTTCAGACAAGATGATAGCCATGAGTAAAGAAGAACCTTCATCTGCAGCACATGAGAGTTCCAAAGTGGATATTGATAAAAAAGAGGTATTGATTAAGCATTCAAACAAATCTGCACTAAGCtttgtgaagaagatgctgAAGAAATTGCGTACTTCTTCACATGGTTCTACCACATATGAGTCAAGTGATTCATATTCAACCAAGAAGAAACTCCAAAAG GTGCTGCGTACATTTCATAGAAAAACACACCCCGAAAGCTCTACTGCTACGAACGAATGTCAAAAGTCCCACAAGTACGTGTTCGAGAATGCTTCTTTCGATTATGATATCGATAATGGACGTGCGATGAACGGAGAGGAAGACCGGATAATGTCTTCTCAGGAGTTCATCTCAAAAGAGGAAATGCATTATTGGAAGACCAACTTAGGCTTGCCTCTCTATGGGGTGGACACCAGTGTTTTGAGTGCAAACAAAGGGCATTGGATCAAGACAGATGCAGAGTGTAAGCACCATTTAGTATGCACTACTTTGAGGAATCATCTTAACTGTTGA
- the LOC111793797 gene encoding protein LAZY 1-like isoform X1, with protein MKLLGWMHNKFWQSGIESVKDFTIANPCMCLSVQALVNDEDIYLKPDYGSKIMQLHSQDYEQSSFEEKNGNLSNSSDFFHEFLTIGTLGSEPATPTFSLAFENMIALPDEVTEDELKLINFELEKCLKAETKEDCCEQSPGRASHASIITLAGKHTEDDGKTLTCPLQGYLFGSTIELSDKMIAMSKEEPSSAAHESSKVDIDKKEVLIKHSNKSALSFVKKMLKKLRTSSHGSTTYESSDSYSTKKKLQKVLRTFHRKTHPESSTATNECQKSHKYVFENASFDYDIDNGRAMNGEEDRIMSSQEFISKEEMHYWKTNLGLPLYGVDTSVLSANKGHWIKTDAECKHHLVCTTLRNHLNC; from the exons ATGAAG TTATTAGGATGGATGCACAACAAGTTTTGGCAAAGTGGAATCGAGTCTGTCAAGGATTTCACTATTG CGAACCCATGCATGTGCCTATCAGTACAAGCACTTGTTAATGATGAAGACATCTATTTGAAGCCAGATTATGGTTCCAAAATCATGCAGCTTCACAGTCAGGACTATGAACAATCatcttttgaagaaaaaaatggaaacttATCTAATTCATCTGATTTCTTCCATGAGTTCCTCACCATCGGAACTCTCGGTTCCGAACCGGCAACGCCAACATTTTCCTTGGCTTTTGAAAACATGATAGCGTTGCCAGACGAGGTGACAGAGGATGAACTAAAACTGATAAATTTTGAGCTAGAAAAGTGTCTTAAAGCTGAAACTAAAGAAGACTGTTGCGAGCAATCGCCCGGGCGGGCGAGTCATGCTAGTATTATCACGCTTGCAGGTAAGCATACAGAAGATGATGGGAAGACACTAACATGTCCACTTCAGGGGTATCTATTTGGATCTACAATAGAGCTTTCAGACAAGATGATAGCCATGAGTAAAGAAGAACCTTCATCTGCAGCACATGAGAGTTCCAAAGTGGATATTGATAAAAAAGAGGTATTGATTAAGCATTCAAACAAATCTGCACTAAGCtttgtgaagaagatgctgAAGAAATTGCGTACTTCTTCACATGGTTCTACCACATATGAGTCAAGTGATTCATATTCAACCAAGAAGAAACTCCAAAAG GTGCTGCGTACATTTCATAGAAAAACACACCCCGAAAGCTCTACTGCTACGAACGAATGTCAAAAGTCCCACAAGTACGTGTTCGAGAATGCTTCTTTCGATTATGATATCGATAATGGACGTGCGATGAACGGAGAGGAAGACCGGATAATGTCTTCTCAGGAGTTCATCTCAAAAGAGGAAATGCATTATTGGAAGACCAACTTAGGCTTGCCTCTCTATGGGGTGGACACCAGTGTTTTGAGTGCAAACAAAGGGCATTGGATCAAGACAGATGCAGAGTGTAAGCACCATTTAGTATGCACTACTTTGAGGAATCATCTTAACTGTTGA